The Hymenobacter baengnokdamensis genome includes a region encoding these proteins:
- a CDS encoding SGNH/GDSL hydrolase family protein → MTTLFPLHKTARPALALLGLGLGLAGCQSNLDATAPAASAGPLDFTSYVAIGNSLTSGYSDGGLYNEVQAVSYPALLAQQFGTTGKGPANFVQPAFSSAKKDGSGYIKLQVVNGALAPVVPSAANSYLGEQVAYTGANPTFPSELEAYTGNQPDNLGVPGISVLSASAKASTVPLIAGAAQAYGTLNNFYQRLLPPADRGSKDYVTYIGQKNPTFFTCWLGNNDVLTYATNGGVVDPANPFSNMTDTTSFGRGYRDILSTITKAGTVKGAVANIPNVTNIPYFTTVPVATVIAGIKANPALPNAAGASLYITTGTGTVREATSADLLTLPAQSVIGTPSTTNPFPVGVGYSATQANPLPSKYVLDATEAAAVVARTAQLNTIIAKTALRFKVPVVDMSTFFTSIATRGITTNAVNNSAAFVTGNLFSLDGVHPTPRGYAVVANEWIRVINNYYGSTIPSLDPNIYRGVLLP, encoded by the coding sequence ATGACGACTTTATTCCCTCTGCATAAAACTGCCCGGCCGGCGCTGGCGCTACTAGGCCTGGGCCTGGGTCTGGCCGGCTGCCAGTCTAACCTGGACGCAACTGCCCCGGCTGCTTCGGCCGGCCCGCTCGACTTCACGAGCTACGTAGCAATCGGCAACTCGCTCACCTCGGGCTACAGCGACGGTGGCCTCTACAACGAAGTGCAGGCCGTTTCTTACCCGGCTTTGCTGGCTCAGCAGTTTGGCACTACCGGCAAGGGCCCGGCCAACTTCGTGCAGCCCGCCTTTTCGAGCGCCAAAAAAGATGGCTCGGGCTACATTAAGCTGCAAGTGGTAAATGGCGCGCTGGCTCCGGTGGTGCCGTCGGCTGCCAATAGCTACTTAGGTGAGCAAGTAGCTTACACGGGGGCTAACCCTACCTTCCCGTCTGAGCTGGAAGCCTATACCGGCAACCAGCCCGACAACCTGGGAGTGCCCGGTATTTCGGTGCTAAGCGCCAGTGCCAAAGCCTCTACGGTGCCCCTGATAGCCGGGGCTGCTCAGGCCTACGGCACCCTCAATAACTTTTACCAGCGCCTGCTGCCGCCGGCCGACCGGGGCAGCAAGGACTACGTGACGTACATCGGGCAGAAAAATCCGACTTTTTTCACCTGCTGGCTGGGTAATAACGACGTGCTTACCTACGCCACCAATGGCGGCGTGGTAGACCCGGCCAACCCGTTCAGCAACATGACCGATACCACCAGCTTCGGGCGGGGCTACCGCGATATTCTCTCTACCATTACCAAAGCTGGTACGGTGAAGGGTGCGGTGGCGAATATCCCGAACGTGACGAATATTCCGTATTTCACCACGGTGCCGGTTGCCACAGTAATTGCCGGTATCAAGGCCAACCCGGCCCTGCCCAATGCAGCGGGCGCCAGCCTGTACATCACCACGGGCACCGGCACCGTGCGTGAGGCTACCTCGGCCGACCTGTTGACGCTGCCGGCCCAGTCCGTTATTGGTACGCCCAGCACCACTAACCCTTTCCCAGTGGGCGTGGGTTATTCGGCTACGCAGGCCAACCCCCTGCCCAGCAAGTATGTGCTCGATGCTACGGAAGCTGCCGCAGTAGTAGCGCGCACGGCGCAGCTCAACACGATTATTGCTAAAACTGCCCTGCGCTTTAAAGTGCCGGTTGTAGATATGAGCACGTTCTTTACCAGTATTGCCACGCGGGGTATTACGACCAATGCCGTAAACAACTCGGCTGCCTTCGTGACCGGCAACCTTTTCTCCCTCGATGGGGTGCACCCCACGCCCCGCGGCTACGCCGTAGTGGCCAACGAGTGGATTCGGGTAATTAACAATTACTACGGCTCAACTATCCCGAGCCTGGACCCCAACATTTACCGGGGCGTGCTGCTGCCCTAA
- the metH gene encoding methionine synthase codes for MSAAAAVAPDSTAVSPLPALMRQRLLVLDGAMGTMIQRYPLEEEDFRGARFADHPRPLRGNNDLLSLTRPDIIRAIHAEYFEAGADMVETNTFSGTTIAQADYGLEHIVYELNYESARLAREVADEFTARTPGQPRFVAGAIGPTNRTASLSPDVNRPGFRAVTFDELATAYLEQARGLVEGGVDALLIETIFDTLNAKAALFAVQQFFNEGGRVVPVMISGTITDASGRTLSGQTVEAFWHSIKHLPLLSVGLNCALGADQLKGYVRELARLADVPVSAYPNAGLPNAFGGYDESAQEFAALVEDYLREGLLNVVGGCCGTTPQHIAELKKLAAKYPARTVASESVEVSVDGLVDGATLNPHTSLSLAGLEPFNITPESLFVNIGERCNVTGSRAFARLIRAGDYEAALAVARDQVENGAQVLDINMDEGMLDSEAVMTTFLHLIASEPDIARLPIMIDSSKWSVIEAGLKCVQGKSIVNSISLKEGEERFRHHARLVRQYGAAVVVMAFDENGQADSYERRIEICQRSYDILTQEVGFPAGDIIFDPNILTVGTGLEEHRNYALDFIAAVKWIKANLPGVRTSGGVSNISFSYRGNDVVREAMHAAFLYHAIRAGLDMGIVNAGQLAVYDEIPKDLLELCEDVLLNRRPDATERLVDFAETVKQKGKVEVVADAWRSLPVAERLQHALVRGITEFIDQDTEEVRQQLARPLDVIEGPLMAGMNVVGDLFGAGKMFLPQVVKSARVMKKAVAYLEPYLLADKRGQERQTAGKILLATVKGDVHDIGKNIVGVVLACNNFDIVDLGVMVPLERILDEAQKQGADIIGLSGLITPSLDEMVYVAREMEKRRLQVPLLIGGATTSRLHTAVKIAPAYSGSAVYVNDASRSVGVAASLLGSGKAAYTQTIRDEYQALREDHASRQREKSYLSIEAARQNGFRADWETAPITRPSFLGTQVLDNYPLDELARYIDWTPFFHTWELKGRYPRILDDENLGEAARRLFDDAQKMLAEVIANKSLTARAVLGFWPANTVDYDTIEVYEDDTRQQVRDEFFTLRQQGEKAPGVHNIAFSDYLAPKETGRADYLGGFAVTAGLGIEKLIEQYEADHDDYSSIMIKALADRLAEAFAERLHQRVREEFWGYSPNENLSGEALIKEEYRGIRPAPGYPGCPDHTEKITLFRLLDAEKQTGITLTENLAMYPTAAVSGLYYAHPAARYFGLGKIGRDQVADIAERKKMPLPELERWLMPNLNYDPA; via the coding sequence ATGTCCGCCGCTGCCGCTGTTGCCCCAGACTCTACCGCTGTTTCTCCGCTGCCTGCGCTTATGCGCCAGCGCCTGCTCGTGCTGGATGGTGCCATGGGCACCATGATTCAGCGCTACCCGCTCGAAGAAGAAGACTTTCGGGGTGCCCGCTTTGCCGACCATCCGCGCCCGCTGCGCGGCAACAACGACCTGCTGAGCCTGACGCGGCCCGACATTATCCGGGCCATTCATGCCGAATATTTTGAGGCCGGGGCCGATATGGTCGAAACCAACACCTTCTCGGGCACTACCATTGCGCAGGCCGACTACGGCCTGGAGCACATAGTATATGAGCTGAACTACGAGTCGGCGCGCCTGGCCCGCGAGGTGGCCGACGAGTTTACGGCCCGCACACCGGGGCAGCCGCGCTTCGTGGCCGGCGCCATCGGCCCTACCAACCGCACCGCCTCGCTCTCGCCCGATGTGAATCGCCCCGGCTTCCGGGCCGTGACGTTTGACGAGCTGGCTACCGCCTACCTGGAGCAGGCGCGCGGCCTTGTGGAAGGCGGCGTCGATGCGCTGCTCATCGAAACCATCTTCGATACGCTCAACGCCAAGGCCGCGCTCTTCGCGGTGCAGCAGTTTTTCAACGAGGGCGGCCGGGTGGTGCCGGTTATGATTTCGGGCACCATCACCGATGCCTCGGGCCGCACCCTGAGCGGCCAAACGGTGGAGGCTTTTTGGCACAGCATCAAGCACTTGCCTTTGCTGAGCGTGGGCCTCAACTGTGCGCTTGGCGCCGACCAGCTGAAGGGGTACGTGCGCGAGCTGGCCCGCCTGGCCGACGTGCCCGTGTCGGCCTACCCCAACGCGGGCCTGCCCAATGCCTTCGGCGGCTACGACGAGAGCGCCCAGGAATTTGCGGCGCTGGTCGAGGACTACCTCAGGGAAGGCCTGCTCAACGTGGTGGGCGGCTGCTGCGGCACCACGCCCCAGCACATTGCCGAGCTGAAAAAGCTGGCCGCTAAGTACCCGGCGCGGACGGTGGCCTCCGAAAGTGTTGAAGTGTCGGTGGATGGCCTCGTGGATGGGGCGACGCTCAATCCGCATACGTCGCTTAGCCTCGCCGGCCTCGAACCCTTCAACATCACGCCCGAGAGCCTGTTTGTCAACATCGGCGAGCGCTGCAACGTGACGGGCTCGCGGGCGTTTGCGCGGCTCATTCGGGCGGGCGACTACGAGGCGGCGCTGGCCGTGGCCCGCGACCAGGTAGAAAACGGTGCGCAGGTGCTCGACATCAACATGGACGAGGGCATGCTCGACTCGGAGGCCGTGATGACGACCTTCCTGCACCTCATCGCCTCGGAGCCCGACATTGCCCGCCTGCCCATCATGATTGACTCCTCGAAGTGGAGCGTGATTGAGGCCGGGCTGAAGTGCGTGCAGGGCAAGAGTATAGTAAATTCCATATCTTTGAAAGAGGGCGAGGAGCGCTTTCGGCACCACGCCCGGCTGGTGCGCCAGTACGGCGCGGCCGTGGTGGTGATGGCCTTCGACGAAAACGGCCAGGCCGACAGCTACGAGCGGCGCATTGAAATCTGCCAGCGCTCGTATGATATTCTGACCCAGGAAGTAGGCTTCCCGGCCGGGGATATCATCTTCGACCCGAACATCCTGACCGTGGGCACGGGCCTGGAAGAGCACCGCAACTACGCGCTCGACTTTATCGCGGCGGTGAAGTGGATAAAGGCGAACCTGCCCGGCGTGCGCACCAGCGGCGGTGTGAGTAATATCTCCTTCTCGTACCGCGGCAACGACGTGGTGCGCGAGGCCATGCACGCGGCCTTCCTCTACCACGCCATCCGGGCGGGGCTCGATATGGGCATCGTGAACGCCGGCCAGCTGGCGGTGTACGACGAGATTCCGAAAGACTTGCTGGAGCTGTGCGAAGACGTGCTGCTCAACCGTCGGCCCGATGCCACCGAGCGCCTCGTGGACTTTGCCGAAACGGTGAAGCAGAAAGGCAAAGTAGAAGTGGTGGCCGATGCTTGGCGCAGCCTGCCCGTGGCCGAGCGCCTGCAGCACGCCCTGGTGCGCGGCATCACCGAGTTTATCGACCAGGACACCGAGGAGGTGCGCCAGCAGCTGGCCCGCCCGCTCGATGTGATTGAGGGCCCGCTGATGGCCGGCATGAACGTGGTCGGCGACCTGTTCGGAGCCGGCAAGATGTTTTTGCCGCAGGTGGTGAAATCGGCCCGCGTGATGAAAAAAGCCGTGGCCTACCTCGAGCCCTACCTGCTGGCCGACAAGCGCGGCCAGGAGCGCCAGACGGCCGGTAAAATCCTGCTGGCCACCGTGAAAGGCGACGTGCATGACATCGGTAAGAACATCGTGGGCGTGGTGCTGGCCTGCAACAACTTCGACATCGTGGACCTGGGCGTGATGGTGCCGCTGGAGCGCATTCTGGACGAAGCCCAGAAGCAGGGGGCCGACATTATCGGCCTGAGCGGCCTCATCACGCCCTCGCTCGATGAGATGGTGTACGTGGCCCGCGAGATGGAAAAGCGCCGGCTGCAAGTGCCGCTGCTCATCGGCGGGGCCACGACCTCGCGCCTGCACACGGCCGTGAAGATTGCGCCCGCTTACTCGGGCTCAGCGGTTTACGTAAACGATGCCTCGCGCTCAGTAGGTGTGGCGGCCAGCCTGCTCGGCTCGGGCAAAGCGGCCTATACCCAGACCATCCGCGACGAGTACCAGGCTCTGCGCGAAGACCACGCCAGCCGCCAGCGCGAGAAAAGCTACCTCAGCATCGAAGCCGCCCGCCAAAACGGCTTCCGGGCCGACTGGGAAACGGCGCCCATCACCCGGCCCAGCTTCCTGGGTACGCAGGTGCTGGATAACTACCCGCTCGACGAGCTGGCCCGCTACATCGACTGGACGCCCTTCTTCCATACCTGGGAGCTGAAGGGCCGCTACCCGCGCATTCTGGACGATGAGAACCTGGGCGAGGCCGCCCGCCGCCTCTTCGACGATGCCCAGAAGATGCTGGCCGAAGTCATTGCCAACAAGAGCCTCACGGCCCGCGCCGTGCTGGGCTTCTGGCCCGCCAACACCGTCGATTACGATACCATCGAGGTGTACGAGGACGATACCCGCCAGCAGGTGCGCGACGAGTTCTTTACCCTGCGCCAGCAGGGCGAAAAGGCGCCCGGCGTGCATAATATAGCATTTTCTGATTATTTAGCCCCGAAAGAAACCGGCCGGGCCGACTACCTCGGCGGCTTTGCCGTAACGGCCGGCCTGGGCATCGAGAAGCTGATTGAGCAGTACGAGGCCGACCACGACGACTACTCCAGCATCATGATAAAGGCCCTGGCCGACCGCCTGGCCGAAGCCTTTGCCGAGCGCCTGCATCAGCGCGTGCGGGAAGAGTTCTGGGGGTATTCGCCCAATGAGAACCTGAGCGGCGAGGCGCTGATTAAGGAGGAGTACCGGGGCATCCGGCCGGCGCCCGGCTATCCCGGCTGCCCCGACCATACCGAGAAAATTACGCTTTTCCGCTTGCTCGACGCTGAGAAGCAGACGGGTATTACGCTCACCGAAAACCTGGCCATGTACCCCACGGCGGCCGTGAGCGGCCTGTACTACGCTCACCCGGCCGCCCGGTATTTTGGCCTCGGCAAAATCGGGCGCGACCAGGTGGCCGATATAGCCGAACGGAAAAAAATGCCGCTGCCCGAGCTGGAGCGCTGGCTGATGCCGAACCTGAACTACGACCCGGCCTAA
- the metF gene encoding methylenetetrahydrofolate reductase [NAD(P)H], with the protein MKVTEHLRRANGKTLFSFEVLPPRKGENIHSLFANIEPLMEFKPPFIDVTYHREEFVLRERPGGLLQRKAVRKRPGTVGICAAIKNRFDVDTVPHLICGGFAKEETENALIDLHFLGIDNVLALRGDPIKSEGHFQPHPDGHTYACDLISQIAALNHGRYHDHDEQYQPEGAEPILCTDFCIGTAGYPEKHFEAPNMGSDIRFLKEKIDRGADYIVTQMFFDNEEFFKFEKRCRTAGITVPIIPGLKPLTTKSQLIGLPRAFFLSIPEALAEAIHQAKDNAAAREVGIEWCLNQSRELMAHGVPCLHYYSMGKAESIRRVAAGLF; encoded by the coding sequence ATGAAAGTAACTGAACACCTGCGCCGTGCCAACGGCAAAACCCTGTTTTCCTTTGAGGTGCTGCCCCCGCGCAAGGGCGAAAATATCCACAGCCTGTTTGCGAATATCGAGCCGCTGATGGAGTTTAAGCCGCCATTTATTGACGTCACGTACCACCGCGAGGAGTTTGTGCTGCGCGAGCGGCCGGGCGGGTTGTTGCAGCGCAAGGCCGTGCGCAAGCGGCCGGGCACGGTGGGCATCTGCGCGGCCATCAAAAACCGCTTTGATGTAGATACCGTGCCGCACCTTATCTGCGGCGGCTTTGCCAAGGAAGAAACCGAGAACGCGCTGATTGACCTGCACTTTCTGGGCATTGATAACGTGCTGGCCCTGCGCGGCGACCCAATTAAGAGCGAAGGCCACTTTCAGCCGCACCCCGATGGCCACACCTACGCCTGCGACCTCATCAGCCAGATTGCGGCCCTCAACCACGGCCGCTACCACGACCACGACGAGCAGTACCAGCCCGAAGGCGCGGAGCCGATTCTGTGCACCGATTTCTGCATTGGCACGGCCGGCTACCCGGAAAAGCATTTCGAGGCGCCCAATATGGGTTCGGACATTCGTTTCCTGAAGGAAAAAATAGACCGGGGCGCCGACTATATCGTGACCCAGATGTTTTTCGACAACGAGGAATTCTTCAAGTTTGAGAAGCGCTGCCGGACGGCGGGCATTACGGTACCCATCATTCCGGGCCTCAAGCCGTTAACCACTAAAAGCCAGCTTATTGGCTTGCCGCGCGCGTTCTTCCTCAGCATTCCGGAGGCGCTGGCCGAGGCCATTCACCAGGCCAAAGACAACGCCGCCGCCCGCGAGGTCGGCATCGAGTGGTGCCTCAACCAGAGCCGCGAGCTGATGGCCCACGGCGTACCCTGCCTGCACTACTACTCAATGGGCAAAGCGGAGTCTATTCGCCGCGTAGCAGCCGGACTGTTTTAA
- a CDS encoding tetratricopeptide repeat protein has protein sequence MFFWLTPGARRGAALLLLLAALGLPAHAQKGSKNTPPPAGPQRLQPLFGGLTLAQAQQLVGPAVLADVDRSFPSRPEASKFFSQKGYEYLQENQPDTAVVRFNLAWVLDPKNPEPYRGLAVVLSQRPNTPTEAIQALVLQGLAVAPTNPLLLTDAANTALGRYEQTKKKKELTQASDYAQRALLADSSNANAWQTQARVRYYQENYAGAWKALHKGQNLSLSSLDFQFLTELMAKQPDPEGKFK, from the coding sequence GTGTTTTTTTGGCTAACTCCCGGTGCCCGGCGCGGCGCGGCTCTCCTCTTGTTATTAGCGGCGCTCGGGCTGCCGGCCCACGCCCAAAAAGGCAGCAAAAACACCCCGCCACCGGCGGGACCGCAGCGCTTGCAGCCGCTTTTTGGGGGCCTCACGCTGGCCCAGGCGCAGCAGCTGGTGGGGCCCGCCGTGCTGGCCGATGTAGACCGCAGCTTTCCCTCGCGGCCCGAAGCCAGCAAGTTTTTCAGCCAGAAGGGCTATGAATATCTACAGGAAAACCAGCCCGATACAGCAGTAGTGCGCTTTAACCTGGCCTGGGTGCTCGACCCCAAAAACCCCGAGCCTTACCGGGGCCTGGCCGTGGTGCTGAGCCAGCGGCCCAATACCCCTACCGAAGCCATTCAGGCCCTGGTGCTGCAAGGCCTGGCCGTAGCGCCCACCAACCCGCTGCTGCTCACCGATGCCGCCAATACCGCGCTGGGCCGCTACGAGCAAACCAAGAAGAAGAAGGAGCTGACCCAGGCCAGCGACTACGCCCAGCGGGCCCTGCTGGCCGACTCTTCCAATGCCAACGCCTGGCAAACGCAGGCGCGCGTGCGCTACTACCAGGAAAACTACGCCGGGGCCTGGAAAGCCCTCCATAAAGGGCAGAATCTCAGCCTATCCAGCCTCGATTTTCAGTTCCTGACCGAGCTCATGGCCAAGCAGCCCGACCCGGAAGGGAAGTTTAAGTAA
- a CDS encoding ASCH/PUA domain-containing protein yields the protein MRPYTSSPTSTVTTARTRTHELQLWTPCFTAVAAGTKPFDVRENDCDFQVGDALLIREYDPDTHIYSGQTLLRWVSYVMPGGAFGVEAGWCVLGLGSIAPLPPGITDTRLW from the coding sequence ATGCGACCCTATACCTCCTCTCCCACGTCGACCGTTACCACTGCCCGCACGCGCACCCACGAGCTTCAGCTCTGGACGCCCTGCTTCACGGCCGTAGCGGCTGGCACCAAGCCTTTCGACGTGCGCGAAAACGACTGCGACTTTCAGGTCGGCGACGCCTTGTTAATCAGGGAATATGACCCCGACACTCACATTTACAGCGGCCAGACGCTCCTGCGCTGGGTTAGCTACGTAATGCCCGGCGGCGCCTTTGGCGTGGAAGCCGGCTGGTGCGTGCTGGGCCTGGGCAGCATAGCGCCGCTGCCGCCCGGCATCACCGACACCCGCCTGTGGTAG
- a CDS encoding alpha/beta hydrolase — MKLSFRRLALPPLGLLLATVTLLLANEWAVARSSHRIADVPYVAASAPDFDARRHRLDIYQPTKKAAAARPVVLFIHGGSWNSGSKDDILYRAIGRRLARRGFVGVVISYRLAPQVLVPQQADDCARALAWTVAHISAYGGDPARIVLMGHSAGGGLAALLATGSDTLLARHGLPAHAAHAVLLDDPAGLDMLDYLTKMQYPNDAQYLVPFSKDPAVWRQASALYHMRAGAPAFSIYIGGDTYPSISSSGEKFRQRLAQLGEAPRYTVLPGKKHIGMVTQLLFEKNQLYAELERLAQ; from the coding sequence ATGAAGCTTTCTTTTCGCCGGCTCGCCCTACCGCCGCTGGGCCTGCTGCTGGCTACCGTAACCCTGCTGCTGGCCAACGAGTGGGCCGTGGCTCGCAGCAGCCACCGCATTGCCGATGTGCCCTACGTAGCGGCCTCCGCCCCCGATTTCGACGCCAGGCGCCACCGTCTCGATATTTACCAGCCTACCAAAAAAGCCGCGGCGGCCCGGCCGGTGGTACTTTTTATTCATGGCGGGAGCTGGAACAGCGGCAGCAAAGACGATATTCTGTACCGGGCTATTGGCCGGCGGCTGGCCCGCCGGGGCTTTGTGGGCGTGGTTATCAGCTACCGGCTTGCGCCGCAGGTGCTGGTGCCGCAGCAGGCCGACGACTGTGCCCGCGCCCTGGCCTGGACGGTGGCGCACATTAGCGCGTATGGCGGCGACCCGGCCCGCATCGTCCTCATGGGGCACTCGGCCGGGGGCGGGCTGGCCGCGCTGCTGGCCACGGGCTCCGATACGCTGCTGGCCCGGCACGGCCTGCCCGCCCACGCCGCCCACGCGGTGCTGCTCGACGACCCGGCCGGCCTCGACATGCTCGACTACCTCACCAAGATGCAGTATCCTAATGATGCACAGTACCTGGTGCCCTTCAGCAAAGACCCGGCGGTGTGGCGGCAGGCTTCGGCGCTCTACCATATGCGGGCCGGGGCTCCGGCGTTTAGTATATATATCGGCGGCGATACGTACCCAAGTATTAGCAGCAGCGGCGAGAAGTTCCGGCAGCGGCTGGCGCAGCTGGGCGAAGCACCCCGCTACACCGTGCTGCCCGGCAAGAAGCATATCGGGATGGTGACGCAGCTCTTGTTTGAGAAAAACCAGCTGTATGCCGAGCTGGAAAGATTAGCTCAGTAA
- a CDS encoding prolyl oligopeptidase family serine peptidase, whose amino-acid sequence MKYLFPTFALALLAAGPAVAQTVATIKPLPYPQTRKVDTVTTYFGTKVADPYRWLENDQAADTKAWVQAENRVTQDYLGKIPYREAIRERLTKLWNYEKYSSPTKEGKYTYFSKNTGLQSQYVLYRQLGAGAPEVFLDPNTFSKDGTTSLAGIEFTHDGSLAAYQISEGGSDWRKVIVLRTADKHIVGDTLKDVKFSGLAWKGNAGFYYSSYDKPKAGSQLAGKTQIHKLYYHQLGTPQSTDKLIFGGEKSPHRYIGAHLTEDERFLVITGANTTSGNELYVQDLSKPGSAIVSVVPDEQSISHVVENVGSKLYIYTNYKAPNFRLVTVEATAPRQANWHDLIPETKNVLSVSTVGGKIFATYLKDATSLVEQYDMSGKKEHAIQLPGLGSASGFNGKKAEKETYYTFTSYIYPPTIFKYNIATGTSSVYKKAGVAFDPSKFESKQVFYTSKDGTRIPMLLTYKKGLVLNGKNPTLLYAYGGFNISVTPSFNTSNIILLENGGVYAVPNLRGGGEYGETWHLAGTKLRKQNVFDDYIAAAEYLIKNNYTSKDYLAISGGSNGGLLVGATMSQRPELFKVAFPAVGVMDMLRYNQFTAGAGWAYDYGTAQDSPEMFQYLYKYSPYHALKPAVYPATLITTADHDDRVVPAHSFKFASRLQEDQQGPAPVLIRIETKAGHGAGRSTAQVIGEQTDKWAFLFENMGLKYPMAQ is encoded by the coding sequence ATGAAATACCTTTTCCCGACTTTCGCGCTTGCGCTGCTGGCCGCCGGGCCGGCCGTCGCGCAAACAGTAGCTACCATCAAGCCCCTGCCCTACCCACAGACGCGCAAGGTGGATACCGTCACGACGTACTTCGGCACCAAGGTGGCCGACCCCTACCGCTGGCTCGAAAACGACCAAGCGGCCGATACCAAAGCCTGGGTGCAGGCCGAAAACCGGGTGACGCAGGATTATCTGGGTAAAATCCCTTACCGCGAGGCCATCCGCGAGCGGCTCACCAAGCTCTGGAACTACGAAAAATACTCTTCGCCTACCAAGGAGGGCAAGTACACCTATTTCTCGAAGAATACCGGTCTGCAAAGCCAGTACGTGCTGTATAGGCAGCTCGGCGCGGGCGCGCCGGAGGTGTTCCTCGACCCGAATACGTTCTCGAAAGACGGCACCACTTCCCTGGCCGGCATCGAGTTTACGCACGACGGCAGCCTGGCCGCCTACCAGATTTCGGAAGGCGGCTCCGACTGGCGCAAGGTTATCGTGCTGCGTACCGCCGATAAGCACATCGTGGGCGATACGCTCAAGGACGTGAAATTCTCGGGCCTGGCCTGGAAGGGCAACGCCGGCTTTTACTACAGCAGCTACGACAAGCCCAAGGCCGGCAGCCAGCTGGCCGGTAAAACCCAGATTCACAAGCTCTACTATCACCAGCTGGGCACGCCGCAAAGCACCGACAAGCTGATTTTTGGTGGTGAGAAAAGCCCGCACCGCTACATCGGGGCGCACCTCACGGAGGACGAGCGCTTCCTCGTCATCACCGGCGCGAATACCACCAGCGGCAACGAGCTGTACGTGCAGGACCTGAGCAAGCCCGGCAGCGCCATTGTGAGCGTAGTGCCCGACGAGCAGAGCATTTCGCACGTGGTGGAGAACGTGGGCAGCAAGCTCTACATCTACACCAATTACAAAGCGCCCAACTTTCGGCTCGTAACGGTGGAGGCCACCGCGCCCAGGCAGGCCAACTGGCACGACCTCATTCCGGAAACCAAGAATGTGCTCAGCGTATCGACCGTGGGCGGCAAAATTTTCGCTACTTACCTCAAAGATGCGACCTCGCTGGTGGAGCAGTACGATATGAGCGGCAAGAAAGAGCACGCCATTCAGCTGCCCGGCCTGGGCTCGGCCAGCGGCTTCAACGGCAAGAAGGCCGAAAAGGAGACGTATTACACGTTTACGTCTTACATCTATCCGCCCACCATTTTTAAGTACAACATTGCCACGGGCACATCGAGCGTGTACAAAAAGGCCGGCGTGGCCTTCGACCCCAGCAAGTTTGAGTCGAAGCAGGTGTTTTACACCTCCAAGGACGGCACCCGCATTCCGATGCTGCTTACCTATAAAAAGGGTCTTGTGCTGAACGGCAAAAACCCCACGCTGCTCTATGCCTACGGCGGCTTCAATATCAGCGTCACGCCCAGCTTCAACACGTCCAATATCATTTTGCTCGAAAATGGCGGCGTGTATGCCGTGCCCAACCTGCGCGGCGGCGGCGAGTATGGCGAAACCTGGCACCTGGCCGGTACCAAGCTCCGGAAGCAGAATGTGTTCGACGACTACATAGCCGCTGCTGAATATTTAATCAAGAATAACTATACCTCGAAGGACTACCTCGCCATCTCGGGCGGCTCGAACGGCGGCCTGCTCGTGGGCGCTACCATGAGCCAGCGGCCCGAGCTGTTTAAGGTGGCTTTCCCGGCCGTGGGCGTTATGGATATGCTGCGCTACAACCAGTTTACGGCCGGCGCGGGCTGGGCCTACGACTACGGCACGGCCCAGGACTCGCCCGAGATGTTTCAGTACCTCTACAAGTACTCGCCCTACCACGCCCTCAAGCCGGCCGTGTACCCGGCCACGCTCATCACCACCGCCGACCACGACGACCGCGTGGTGCCGGCGCACTCGTTTAAGTTTGCTTCGCGCCTGCAGGAAGACCAGCAGGGCCCGGCCCCGGTGCTCATCCGCATCGAAACCAAAGCCGGCCACGGCGCGGGCCGCTCCACGGCCCAGGTTATCGGCGAGCAGACCGACAAGTGGGCTTTCCTGTTCGAGAATATGGGCCTGAAGTACCCCATGGCCCAGTAG
- a CDS encoding methylated-DNA--[protein]-cysteine S-methyltransferase, with translation MDALAYLHSPIGTLALHASDAGLHAVQFLDPDAHAPTPAAGLAACLQEPYRQLQAYFGRELREFDLACAPRTGTDFQRQVWAALGSIAHGRTASYLDIAQRLNNPKSVRAVGAANGQNPLAIVWPCHRVIGADGSLTGYAGGLARKRWLLAFEQPQRQGALFG, from the coding sequence ATGGACGCGCTCGCCTATCTGCACTCTCCCATTGGCACGCTGGCCCTGCACGCTTCCGATGCGGGGCTGCACGCCGTGCAGTTTCTTGACCCGGACGCGCACGCCCCGACGCCCGCCGCTGGCCTGGCGGCTTGCCTGCAAGAGCCCTACCGCCAGCTGCAAGCGTATTTTGGCAGGGAGCTGCGCGAATTTGACCTGGCCTGCGCCCCGCGCACCGGCACCGATTTTCAGCGGCAGGTGTGGGCCGCGCTGGGCAGCATTGCCCACGGCCGCACTGCCTCATACCTCGACATAGCCCAACGCCTGAACAACCCGAAATCGGTGCGGGCCGTGGGCGCGGCCAATGGCCAGAATCCGCTGGCTATCGTGTGGCCCTGTCACCGCGTTATCGGGGCCGATGGCTCGCTTACCGGCTACGCGGGAGGGCTGGCGCGCAAGCGCTGGCTGCTGGCCTTCGAGCAACCTCAGCGCCAGGGCGCACTCTTTGGCTGA